One part of the Bicyclus anynana chromosome 8, ilBicAnyn1.1, whole genome shotgun sequence genome encodes these proteins:
- the LOC112051143 gene encoding ankyrin repeat domain-containing protein 65, translated as MPSEVIADKSLQRELADSIIRMVPLDEIRILLACGAKVNEPVTQGLRPIHYAIWQRYLEATRLLLVRGCDINATDDCGYSALHLSAEHGYTELVKLLLESGAAVDYRPDTGEEFPRTTLCDEPLRLAIRNKHYAVARLLLEHGADPNKRYFFGSEINLVSDPEYLELLLMFGANPDSRDRAGLTPLMKAARQRKGIESVLLLISYGADVNAMADARNDYRTVMHYAVLGGNTDVVNLLVKQGARVNYDCPDLNKPSALDLAILKGDVTMLQLLLTAGAQVNSSSSVIGTPLHVACSDNISNRKEMVKILLESGADPNLKVYNEDDGAQLRPALAEYLASDTDPCADTVALLLRYGARVIMKTQFRDPDGILNHLQNVTTVEHEHIFYMLLEAAEAFDLCMIKRNNILNAVQKETLIQRAKTPIALLAQARIFFRKFFGSTLIKVVKKLEIPKTLHSYLLFECS; from the exons ATGCCGTCCGAGGTGATCGCCGACAAGTCTCTGCAGCGCGAGCTGGCGGACTCCATCATCCGCATGGTGCCGCTGGACGAGATCCGCATCCTGCTGGCCTGCGGAGCTAAG GTGAACGAACCAGTGACGCAAGGCCTACGACCCATACACTACGCCATCTGGCAGCGCTACCTGGAGGCGACGCGACTGCTGCTCGTCCGCGGCTGCGACATCAACGCGACGGACGACTGCGGGTACAGCGCTCTGCACCTCTCCGCGGAGCACGG ATACACGGAGCTGGTAAAGTTACTCCTGGAGAGTGGCGCGGCGGTGGACTACCGGCCCGACACCGGCGAGGAGTTCCCGCGCACCACGCTCTGTGACGAGCCGCTGCGCCTGGCCATACGGAACAAGCATTAT GCGGTCGCCCGTCTCCTTTTAGAACACGGTGCGGACCCCAACAAACGCTACTTCTTCGGCTCCGAGATCAACCTGGTCTCCGACCCTGAATATCTGGAGCTGCTGCTCATGTTTGGAGCCAACCCTGACTCCAGGGACAGGGCTGGTCTGACTCCGTTAATGAAAGCTGCGAGACAAAGAAAG GGCATAGAGTCAGTGCTACTGTTGATCAGCTATGGTGCGGATGTGAACGCTATGGCAGACGCGCGCAACGACTATAGGACCGTCATGCATTACGCTGTCCTAGGTG GTAATACCGATGTAGTGAACCTGTTGGTGAAGCAAGGGGCGCGCGTGAACTACGACTGTCCGGACCTCAACAAGCCGAGCGCTCTGGACCTCGCCATACTGAAGGGGGATGTGACGATGCTGCAGCTACTGCTGACTGCTG GTGCTCAGGTGAATTCTTCAAGCTCAGTGATCGGCACTCCGCTGCACGTGGCTTGCTCCGACAACATTTCCAACAGAAAGGAAATGGTCAAG ATCCTTCTGGAAAGCGGCGCAGATCCGAACCTGAAGGTCTACAACGAAGACGACGGGGCGCAGCTGCGGCCGGCGCTGGCGGAGTACCTCGCCAGCGACACCGACCCCTGCGCTGACACTGTCGCCCTGCTGCTGAGATACGGAGCTAGA GTAATAATGAAAACCCAATTCCGCGATCCGGACGGCATCCTCAACCACCTCCAGAACGTCACTACTGTAGAGCACGAGCACATCTTCTACATGCTTCTAGAAGCTGCCGAAGCCTTCGACCTATGCATGATCAAAAGAAATAACATCCTGAACGCTGTGCAAAAAGAAACCTTAATTCAAAGAGCTAAGACTCCTATTGCTTTGCTGGCTCAAGCGAGGATATTTTTCCGAAAATTCTTCGGTTCAACGCTGATAAAAGTTGTTAAGAAGCTGGAGATTCCTAAAACTCTCCACAGTTACCTTCTTTTCGAGTGCAGTTAA